The bacterium region GGGATCAAAAACCCATAGGGATGAGTATAGAGGCACAGCGCGGTGAAGGCAGCATAAGCCGTTCCGGTCATCCATTTATGTTCATCCAGCCACACCAGCAACAGGTCGAAAGAAAGCAGCGACAGAAGGACCAATAATGAATAGCCCCTGGCCTCCTGGGAATATTCCACGTGAAAGGGCGAGACCGCAAGGATCAGGGCCGCCACCAGGGCGGTGCGGCGGCCGGATATTCTGACGGTTAGATTGTAAAGGGCCGCCACCGAGGCTATACCAAAGACTGCCGACAGCGAGCGGGCGGCCGTCTCGGAGGTTCCGAACAATAACAGCCAGAAGTGCAGTAGGATCTGATACAACGGCGGGTAGATCTGGCCTTTGACCAGTATCACCGCGGTTTTCAGATCGACCGCCGCCAGGGCCACGCTCCAGGCCTCGTCGTACCAAAGGCTTTTGCTGCCGATACCCAGGAAACGCAGCCAGGCGGCCAGGCCCAGCACCAGCCAGAACATCACCATCTGACCGCGTTCTTTCCAGATATTATTGAGAATACCGGCCATTAATATCTATTTGCTCCCGCACAGAACATCGGTAAAGGTTTTGACTATCAGCTTGACCGATCCGGCCACTTCCCGGGTCATGGGCTGGTCCAGCTTGATGTGCCCGGCCTGGATCCCCAGGGCTATCACCTTGGCCGTGCCCATCTGCTCCAGGTAACCGGCCAGGAACGAAAGCGGCAGAGTATGGGTGGAATGCATCATGGTATGCATCTGCGTGGTGTCCAAAAAGGCCACCGCTCCCGGTCCCAGGTTCATGTCGGCCGCATCCACCATCACCACCAGGTCCGGCTGAAGCTTGCGAATGGCCCCGGTGAAATTCTCCGGAGTGGTGCTGGTCTCAAATACCTCAATTTTTATTTTTGATATTTGATTTTTGAATTTATGGCGCAGCTCCCGGGCCAGCAGCGCTCCGGCCGCATCGTCCCCCATCATCTCGTTGCCGATGCCCAACACCGCTATGTTCCTGGCCCCGGCCAGATGTTCGGTAAGTTTTAACTGCCATTCTTCCATATATTGTTCCTCACATATTCACTTTTTGCTTTATCATTAACTTTGAGACGGGACTTGCCACTGAACCACAGAATTGCTGAAAACACGGGAAAACCCATCAGGCAAATAGTAACTGTGATTCCTCTTTTGAGATTTCCGTGTTTCTGTGGTAAAGGTACTATGGAGGATATTGGGCCCTTGTGCAAAATGGCCGGACAATCATTGTGCCCGGCCATCCGTTAAATACATTAATTATGAGCCCCCAGCGCGCTAGCGCCGATCCCCGGCGTTACTTGTAGATTATCTTGAGCGCCCCCCGGTCAAAGGCCCCGTCCTCGAACTCGGAATTCAGGTGAATGGCCTTCTTGGGACAGATCTCCTCGCACTGGGCACAGTGGGAGCAGCGGTCCAGGTAAAAGGTCATGGAGAACTTCTTGGAAACCTTGCCCTGGTCGTCGGTGGTCTCCGATTCCTTGTGGATCTCCAAAGCTTCGGAAGGGCAATCCTTGACGCACATCTGGCAGCCGATGCACAGCTTGGGGTCCATCACCGGATGGCCCCGGAAGCCTTTGGGAACGGAGAGTTTCTGGAAGGGATAGGGAATGGTGGCCACTTTTTTAAAGAGGTGCTTCATCACCTCGGGCAGCATGGCTCCTAATTTTAAACTCATGGCATATACCCTTTAATAAAGATGACGATGACTAATTGCAGCAGGGCC contains the following coding sequences:
- a CDS encoding hydrogenase 3 maturation endopeptidase HyCI, whose translation is MEEWQLKLTEHLAGARNIAVLGIGNEMMGDDAAGALLARELRHKFKNQISKIKIEVFETSTTPENFTGAIRKLQPDLVVMVDAADMNLGPGAVAFLDTTQMHTMMHSTHTLPLSFLAGYLEQMGTAKVIALGIQAGHIKLDQPMTREVAGSVKLIVKTFTDVLCGSK
- a CDS encoding 4Fe-4S binding protein; the protein is MSLKLGAMLPEVMKHLFKKVATIPYPFQKLSVPKGFRGHPVMDPKLCIGCQMCVKDCPSEALEIHKESETTDDQGKVSKKFSMTFYLDRCSHCAQCEEICPKKAIHLNSEFEDGAFDRGALKIIYK